The window GTAGTGGTAAGGAGCTCCGACGGTGTTCAGTTTAGTATTTTAGAGCGCGTGATTTTAATGATGAACAGTCTAAAGCATGTCGTGCAACACCCTGCATTTGCGCCGGCGGCGGGAGAAGTGATTCCTCTTGAAAACGTTGATCAGAAGAACCTCATTTTGGTGCTCAAGTACTGCGATCATCATTCCCGTCCCCATAACCCCATTTCTCGCAAGAAATTGAAAACTTCCGATCCCCTGGCCTTGAGGAATGCGGAGATGGAGAGCATCAAGTTGAAGCAGGACAAATTGAAGAAATTCGATTATGAATTCTTCAACAACATTACACCGTATCACCTTTTTCCTCTACTATGTGCCGCAAATGATCTGCAGGTGCCTGGACTATCACATTTGTGTGAAACCCACATCCgaaattatattatcaaaaacGTACATCAaccctcttcttcttcttcttcaacttctgtTCCTTAATTCTTCATTTTCACTGTAGTTTGATTTCTTTCAGTTCTTGATAGTATAATAAAATTCTTTCTTTTTACATTAATGGGTCTTCTTTCTTTCCTTGTTAATACTAAAATCATGTCTGAGGCCCTGAGCCATCACATGCTGAGAAGAGAAAGCTAACCCGTGAACCTCTCTACTGGATTTCTTTTTGGATTCTTCTCTTTGTCAGATCACTGTTAATCCTCccagtttataaaataaaacatggaTTAGATTGAGGTGAATAGGTCCAATTCCTTAAATCAGACAGACTACATTAGTTTATTAATACAATTTGAAACTCACATCTTTCGGAGCTTTGGCTGAAGTGGACATTTCTTGAGAAGGTAACTTAACTTACATTCCAAGATATATAGTAATTGGCTGAAAGAGTTTTAAAATTGGGAGCAAAGTTATTTGTTATCcttaaggaaagaaaaaaatgtaaggatgcttttaaaaaacccaaaagccATAGCTTTTTTCATAACCATTGTTGTTCTTTCTAGCAAATTTGGATCAAAATCAGCATCTTCAGGAACCAGCTTTAACAATTTCGTTGAACCACCGATGGGGAATATTGATCATGATGTTCAGTTGAACATAAATGATAACATAGTAAGATGTTTTgtctttaatttcttttcaaTATACCATGCATTTAGTATATATACCAGTGACTGGAAATTTCAAAAATTGCAGGTGATAGTTGATAATGGAATTCTCCAACTGACTTTATCGAACCCAGGTGGAACTGTTATTGCTATTCAGTATAATGGAATTGAAAACTTGCTTGAAACTAACAATCCTGAACTAAATGGAGGGTATGACATCGTTTATCTTTTTCTTAGATATCTGTTCATCAGCTTCAAGCCTTCaatgaaaatcatttttatttttttttgcaggTTCTGGGATCTTAATTGGTCTGTACCAGGGAATTCTGGGACAAAAGGAAAATTTGATGTGTATAAATCTCTTACCACTCTCTCCTTTCTATCCATTACTAAATAGAAACAGTAGGTAAAACAATCGTAGgaaaatgtttgttttagtTAAATACAGTTGTTACTAACAATAATGAAGGTATTGACATTTGTAAATAGAAAAACAGAGGTTTATATTGATTAAAGACTAGTTTGATTTGTATGTTGAATGAAGCTTTAAGCGACTGTTTAAATTACCGTCGCTAAATATTGTAATGAGGCAGGCTTGATGGAACAGCTGTAAAAGTTATAATGGGAAACAAAGATCAAGTAGAGCTCTCATTCACAAGAACATGGGACAGTTCTTCCTTTCTGGAGGGCCTACACGTTCCCTTAAACATAGACAAaaggtttgaattttttttttaatttcttcaaTAGTGGAGATTTTTTATAACCTTTTATTCGCAGATTCATTATGCTGCGTGGCTCCTCGGGGTTCTATTCTTACGCTATTTACGAGCATCTTAACGGAATGCCTGCTTTCTATCTATACGAGACTCGCATTGCTTTTATGCTCAAAGTTGACAAGTAATCAATTCATAATAtcttaaagaaaaacaaatcaacaacattaattaattaataataatattacatgTCTTTTTCAGGTTTCACTACATGGCAATTTCAGATGATAGACAAAGATTCATGCCTTTGCCTGAAGATCGGTTACCTGGAAGAGGCGAACAACTTGCATATCCAGAAGCAGTTCTTCTAGTAAATCCAATAGAACAAGAATTTAAAGGAGAGGTTGTTCCTAAACCTGAccaagaaatattttttgttataactttaataattaattaatgttcatTGATATCAGGTGGATGATAAGTACCAATACTCTTCTGAGAATAAGGAGAATGGTGTTCATGGGTGGATATCTTTTGACAATGATTCATGTTCATCATCTTCTGTTGGGTTCTGGCAAATATCACCAAGTAATGAGTACAGAACAGCGGGGCCTTTGAAACAGGATCTTACTTCCCATGTTAATCCCACCACACTTTCTGTACGTTGTtgacatgaaaaccttaaaattGATGTTTTGGTCTTTCAATATCCACAACTTAAATTTGTTATCCAGATGTTTGTGAGTACTCATTACGGTGGTGAGGATGTGGTTCTAAAATTCGAATCAGATGAACCGTGGAAGAAAGTTTTTGGACCTGTTTTCATTTATCTCAATAGCGCAAGTGACAGAAATGATGCAATTAATTCTCTTTGGAACAATGCCAAAGAACAGGTTCTTACATGATTAATATAactataataatgtttattttcttcCTCATTTTTGTTGTTATCGTCGTGAATCTTGTTCAGTTGAATAAACAAGTCGAGAGCTGGCCATACGAATTTCCTAATTCGGACGATTTCCCTCCTTCTGATCTAAGATCAACAGTTATTGGAAGATTGTTGGTTCAAGAAAAGTATACTAGTGGTGAAGAAATGATTATAACAGCAAAATGTGCTTACTTGGGACTAGCCTTGCCTGGAGAGACAGGATCATGGCAAGTGGAGAACAAGGTGATgatagattaatttttttaacttataatagcAGCAgcttaatttctttctttccctCAGGGTTACCAATTCTGGACTATAACAGATGAAGAAGGCTTTTTTACCATAGCCAACGTCCGTCCTGGCAATTACGACCTCTATGGTTGGGTTCCAGGATTTATAGGAGATTGCCATTGGGTTTCCAATTATACCATAACTTCAGGTgaattgtttgttcttttcCAAAATGTTCCTAACTTCTAACAGTGGTTTTTGAGTAATCCAGGGGAGAAAATAGATGTAGGGGAGATCGTTTACGAGCCTCCAAGATATGGGCCAACATTGTGGGAAATTGGCTTACCCGATCGCTCTGCTGCTGAGTTCTTAATTCCTGATCCAAATCCCAAGTACATAAATAAACTCTTTGTTAATCACCCTGCTGACAGGTTTGTTTAGGTTTTTCTATTGATTGATGAAAAAGGAAAAGGGTATCActgtcttttttatttttgtgtattgGTTGCAGGTTCAGACAGTATGGTTTGTGGGAAAGATACACAGACTGGTTTATACCGTTGGCGTTAGCCATTATAGTAAAGACTGGTTCTTTGCCCAAGTAAACAGGTCTTGTTCTTCTTGCCAATAAATACAATATAAGGAGACAAacaataatactaaaataacaATTGgattcttgtttttatttattgtaggaAGACAAGTGATGGAACATTAAAGGGGACAACATGGCAAATCAGATTCCAACTTGATATTATTAACATATCCCCAACAGGATTTCACAAACTAAGAATTGCTTTAGCATCCGCGACTCGTTCCGAATTAGAGGTGCTTAAGAGATTGTCTTGTCTTGCCTATCTATTTATTTCTTGTAATCATATTTTTTCCTATTCTTTTTCCGGGGAGAGAAGGTTCGGATTAACGATGAGAAAGAGAATCCTCCAAGTTTCTCGACAGGAGTGATAGGATCAGACAACGCGATTGCTCGTCATGGAATACACGGGTTGTACCATCTGTTTAGCATCGACATACCAAACGCGAAGTTGAGAGGAGGTGAAATGAACACCATATTTCTAACCCAACCTACAATGAAGATCCCTTTCAATGGGATAATGTATGACTACATTCGTATGGAGAGTCCACCACACTagaatcattattaattaaactgaTAATAAGTAgagattgaattttttaatatatttttcaaagatTACATTGAGTTTTCATGTTGATTAAGAGAATATGCGATTAAGAGCAGCAGCTAAACGAACTCCTCCCTGAGCTAGGCGGAGATAGACTGTTGGCAAACGGGAGAGGAAA is drawn from Impatiens glandulifera chromosome 3, dImpGla2.1, whole genome shotgun sequence and contains these coding sequences:
- the LOC124928934 gene encoding SKP1-like protein 7; translated protein: MASDSTSSPEFERSRMRIVSDSTSSPEFENSKVVVVRSSDGVQFSILERVILMMNSLKHVVQHPAFAPAAGEVIPLENVDQKNLILVLKYCDHHSRPHNPISRKKLKTSDPLALRNAEMESIKLKQDKLKKFDYEFFNNITPYHLFPLLCAANDLQITVNPPSL